The window AAAATCCGTTTACCCCCCATCAAAAAAGCTGGATCATGGTCCCAACGGGCGGCTCGTCTGGGAAAATTCGATTTGCAATTCACACATGGTCAACTCTAATGGCCTCTGTGCAAGGCTGCCAACAATACTTTGAGTCACCCACCATCAACTCTTGCTGTACGCTGCCTTTACACCACGTTAGTGGGCTGATGCAGTTTCTGCGCTCCTTTACGACTGGCGGTCGGCTGGCGATTCTTCCTTTCGATGATTTTTTGAACGGCGTTAGCTCCAATCCAGCTCTCGCAGCTTTTCTTGACAGTCAATCCCAAGAAGTGCAAGCGTTCTTTCTATCTCTTGTTCCTACGCAGCTTCAGCGATTGCTGCAAAGACCAGAACGCCTTCCTTGGCTAGCTCGTTTTCAGACTGTGCTGCTAGGGGGTGCCCCTGCATGGCCTGAGCTTCTCAATGCGGCCAGAAAGCATAAAGTTCGGTTGGCACCGACCTATGGCATGACCGAGACAGCATCTCAGGTCGCGACGCTAAAGCCGGATGATTTTCTTGCAGGTCATTACAGTAGTGGACAAGTTTTGCCCCACGCTCAAGTCTTGGCTCAGGATGATGATCAGAGGTTCCTTCCTCGGAATCAAACGGGCAGAATCGCGATCCAATCTCAGTCCCTTTGCTTGGGGTATTATCCTGAACGGTTTGCAAATCCTGAAACCTTTGTAACGGACGACCTTGGATATCTTTGCGATGAGCAACCTTCAGCCTGTAGGCAAGAGCAGGACGCTCACATCTCCGGGAAGACTCCACATTTACATGTTGTTGGCCGCGACAGCCGCAAGATTATCTCTGGAGGTGAGAATATTTTCCCGGAGGAGGTGGAGGCAGCGATTCGAGCCACGGGACTAGTCAAGGATGTTTATGTAACAGGCGCTCCTGATTCTGAATGGGGAGAAGTTGCGATCGCACTTTACGTCCCCATCACACCGAGCAGGTCAGTTCTAGAAATACAAGCCGCACTGCAAAACACGCTCAGCAAACTCAAGTATCCAAAGCGGTGGATTGCGGTAGAACAGATCCCTCGCAATGCTCAAGGCAAAGTTAGTCAAATGCAGGTTGCAATGGAGGTGCGATCTCATCTCTCCAACGGTGGCTAGGTTTTTAACGGTTTT of the Acaryochloris thomasi RCC1774 genome contains:
- a CDS encoding 2-succinylbenzoate--CoA ligase, whose translation is MEHSSATDYFQKRLHEQWLLGIDGWTVRTQARLHQLSSLTQAGTHPRILLNLQDPLEFLAAFMAACITESPVFLGNPSWSRADWEQVIALSQPHIIWDAAGQTFTENPFTPHQKSWIMVPTGGSSGKIRFAIHTWSTLMASVQGCQQYFESPTINSCCTLPLHHVSGLMQFLRSFTTGGRLAILPFDDFLNGVSSNPALAAFLDSQSQEVQAFFLSLVPTQLQRLLQRPERLPWLARFQTVLLGGAPAWPELLNAARKHKVRLAPTYGMTETASQVATLKPDDFLAGHYSSGQVLPHAQVLAQDDDQRFLPRNQTGRIAIQSQSLCLGYYPERFANPETFVTDDLGYLCDEQPSACRQEQDAHISGKTPHLHVVGRDSRKIISGGENIFPEEVEAAIRATGLVKDVYVTGAPDSEWGEVAIALYVPITPSRSVLEIQAALQNTLSKLKYPKRWIAVEQIPRNAQGKVSQMQVAMEVRSHLSNGG